One Triticum dicoccoides isolate Atlit2015 ecotype Zavitan chromosome 4B, WEW_v2.0, whole genome shotgun sequence genomic window carries:
- the LOC119296256 gene encoding protein transport protein yos1-like, whose protein sequence is MGLWMLLEGFLLLANSLAILNEDRFLGPRGWSMSEVSGNGQTKSLKGQIVGLIYATQFLRMPLIALNVLIIVVKMVSG, encoded by the coding sequence ATGGGCTTGTGGATGCTGCTGGAGGGTTTTTTGCTTCTTGCAAATTCTTTGGCGATCCTGAATGAAGACCGCTTTCTTGGCCCCAGGGGATGGAGCATGTCTGAAGTTTCAGGAAACGGGCAAACAAAGTCGTTGAAGGGGCAGATTGTGGGGCTCATCTACGCCACTCAGTTTTTGCGGATGCCCTTGATAGCGCTTAATGTTCTTATCATTGTTGTGAAAATGGTGTCAGGCTGA